The genomic stretch ATTGCCTCAAGTAGTGTCATCTGACAACGATTTGTCGAACAGCACGTCAACATCAACTGAAATACCCAGCTTTAAAGTTAGCAGTATTTTTGTTAATTCTTTCAGGAAAAATTAAAACACTCTCAATCTTCCACACTGGATTCTAAAGTCATTAACCGCATCCGCTTTCAGATACACACAAGATAATTGTCAAACCATAATCATATTAGATTAGTAATGACCAGCTTTTTAACTCAATTCATTGATCTTATCCTATGGAATGCAGATTACTACAAATGCATTTTATGACTGTCCGATAAGAATCTTTTTCCCTTTTATAGTTGAATAACTATAGAGATCAAAATACATTGAAGCAACATGCCACCACAGAATCAACAGCAACCAAAAAGATGTATGATAAAGAAAATCTTACCCATATAACCAGATTGAAATCTCCTCCAGTTTTTGAACTTTCAATTGCTTTCCTGCCTGTAATAATCTCCAAGAGGACTACCCCAAAGCTGTAAACGTCTGACTTCAAAGTCAACTGTCCAGTCATGGCATACTCTGGCGCACAGTACCCGTAAGTACCCATAACTCTTGTAGAGACATGGGTGTTATCTCCTACTGGCCCCAATTTGGCCAAGCCAAAGTCAGAGAGCTTTGCGTGATAGCCCTCACCAAGCAAAATGTTTGAGCATTTTAAATCACGGTATATTACAGGAGGACTTGCACTGTGTAGATATTCCAAGCCTTTTGCTGCTCCGGCAGCAATTTTCATTCTTGTGTTCCAATCTAGCCGTTCCTTACCTGGAGTAGGATCTGCAGAAGAATCACATCAATTccaaatttaagttgactttcaaaataaaatgaaaaagaatgTCTGGCTAAGAAAGGTTACCATGAAGATGGTCTTCCAATGACCCTAATGGCATATATTCGTAGACGAGAAGTCTCTGATCTCCATCAGCACAATAGCCAATTAGATTTACAAGGTTAGGATGGTGTAACAGACTTAACATCAGCACTTCGACAAGAAATTCCCTGTTGCCTTGTAATCCATTACGATCAAGTTGCTTGATCGCAACGACCTGCACCaataaaaatcaataaaaagGTCTTAAACTTCAGCTCCAGCCAATAACTTAGAACTGAGACGCAAACCATCAAGCATGGTGTCACACCCCTTGCTCTCTACAAATGTGCCAACTGATGATAACATAGCTATGCTCATCCGAAAAGGATAAAAGTATGTGATCTTGGGTCAGTAAAAATCAAGAAGAAAATTCAGTATTCACGCATGAACACTATTCAGAGAATAGTGAGTTTAACGGAGTCTGGTAGATTAGAGGCAAAGCAATCTCTTATTGTTACATTGCATATTAGTAAAAAGCAAAGAGAGTTCACGAGAATTGACCTGATTGGATTCAATCACCCCTTTGTATACTCTACCAAAGCCTCCTTCTCCAAGAAGATAATCACCTCGAAAGTTTTTTGTTGCGGCCGCTAATTCACGAAATATAAAAGTCTTGGCTGCAATTTGGTTGGAACCTGCATCCTTAACAACTTCCTTTGTGCTTAATGAATTCCTTGCTTTCAACTTATCTGAAGATAAGAACATAAAATAGAAAAGTAAATAAAGCATGGCATTGAAATGGGGCAACTAGTGTTCAAAAACATCAAGGATGATTGACAAGCAGGGAAAAAGACTAGATATAAAAATTTTATTGGTTCAATTGCGGAATGTGGGAGGTtgtttgaagtttgaagtttgaactaTGAAGCTTCATTAACTGCAAAAGGTTGTTTGAAAATTGACATATGAAACTTCACTAGCTGATGTTGTTTAATGTGGCATACAGTATCAAAAAAGCAGGAGCTGACAAGCTCACACAGATAAATAGATAATGTACCAATAATTTATCTGCGACAATTCCTTTAGTGAAACGACCATTCTTCTTCAAAATTTTAAAGATGCACAATACATATTGTCGATTGATATACATATAACCAGTTAACTGAGGTGATATACTGATATAAAAAGTTAAATATTCCAAAATCCATACTGTAAAATGGAAAAGCTGCAAATATTCGGAGGTCAAACAGAAATCATTTCATCTTACTTGAACAAACTTGGCACACAGACGTCACCCTTACAGCCAATCTACATAACCGTACATGAGATTTTC from Nicotiana sylvestris chromosome 12, ASM39365v2, whole genome shotgun sequence encodes the following:
- the LOC104228741 gene encoding probable serine/threonine-protein kinase PBL7; the encoded protein is MGWFPCTGPSKQTSKKKNCIDSVQHSSDKLKARNSLSTKEVVKDAGSNQIAAKTFIFRELAAATKNFRGDYLLGEGGFGRVYKGVIESNQVVAIKQLDRNGLQGNREFLVEVLMLSLLHHPNLVNLIGYCADGDQRLLVYEYMPLGSLEDHLHDPTPGKERLDWNTRMKIAAGAAKGLEYLHSASPPVIYRDLKCSNILLGEGYHAKLSDFGLAKLGPVGDNTHVSTRVMGTYGYCAPEYAMTGQLTLKSDVYSFGVVLLEIITGRKAIESSKTGGDFNLVIWARPLFKDRRKFSQMADPMLQGHYPVRGLYQALAVAAMCVQEQPNMRPVIADVVTALTYLASQKFDTENRGIQTSRPGPATSPRMKRW